In Denticeps clupeoides chromosome 1, fDenClu1.1, whole genome shotgun sequence, a single window of DNA contains:
- the rab11fip5a gene encoding uncharacterized protein rab11fip5a isoform X1, with amino-acid sequence MSAVNADDEQLRWVPTHVQVTVLRARGLRAKGKHGTSDVYIIIQVAKEKYSTCVMEKTTSPEWAEECVFELLPGVLEPGGRDARPPGSCDLTLTAMHRALMGLDVFLGQVVIPLDRTFQGRICMKNEWFKFQSKSGKKEKERGELQVTVQFTRHNLTASMYDLSMKEKPHSAFSKLKQRIRGKKRVAEEDSSSAIIPGGYGALARMRGRLPSDGGGEEDYEDDEGGEARRSKMRNFFLRGRLRKSSDTRSSTSLGSESSESSSRGGSLSPTAGISVVVSDLSNSPSNSSNFTADNSPEHTVAPSPQVSPHKHIADGVGEISILVPELYTQECLISGTAFPALPSVFVNGNPVESPLPSPHSGPKPLPQLSIEKPAHPKALPSTLTPAMGSFQKVSALSLSLQNLSISRLETHPGPMDGRRWSLDKAGDEERAEIAAALEQAGKLEAEERNVTEHQQEATGDVEVKKQKRGLFSHCRSDLAGKTPITGKDESALPSSEGKHRGWFNSKDLHNKPSQLVCPCDHSTDTILYPLPSCLNNPFTSPVSLTPSNPFLTLLQQNPFFEEIQAAAVLTSNPPALPCFFSPTWFDQEASPNWHREWEQCHWMDNGMEIQVGGDKLFGQNPFQETGALEDHVWSNPFTGFGIDIEASHSQEMSSFNQSEVSFTEGSQLEFSEIWKLAKAYNELTPSSKCPNGTLVSQKHMLSIPAAPDAGKRCGELGAVPSPGSCGHRGRGLMLPFNNSSQPAVYKEVSSDDTLEPPTIVFDSPAWELDHLQSNPNNSISRISKQEASKEPDQTRAEEIDRKSRLLYCLSAERPPQLTSCTSILVKSSSLELDAKDADYIDVSMQVMPVNSPSVYHAPGDLICVSGFHSGSLVFEDDQLHDATKEGQNASKCTSSLCEKGDVTVSCQVHQYSASISPAISDIINVNSDVFVSPSSTNHPFRPSFIAQPSPVCNQELLPVPQSGFSPVSDFYMSADSESYHSCSSTQHCGSVWSQCSLLAMPKNSPCELEQENLPKNNPPQEPLPTCDPGVEGLPKCDQLQQSLLKHDLCEDAMPKYNPFQHGVPAYACEEGAMPVQDFLPKTLSMGGEHFQKKPASHFSEDATSENLAQQLMPTEKSDENYFLTFNFSEELATESDPVDGDCSSSEFIQTEIPNVVSETEQATLDSGAMGSEVLHFKMVSDDKAAFENSTLEHSLLDEDVTTDCSNVDWTSVGSDLFTTDLFTSPVGTEHEHVEATDLAHIYTSFGESEETPPSSSISQDLVITHLLTSTNSKSHFNSPVSPSKMADVCPEATCASGGGRLRLAPVERHDHGNILASSVGNDLTLTFPPLPHDLSPLASSTPSAAISALCPCPSITSSSALAPDVCPSPSARAVIGAPRADISQWKRQSSNQRSSPHLVKPLTPPGGEERRSEGRSVLEKLKSTIHPGRSHHHGDQETDRAKGLVEGGGSYYHLAHSELVSLLVQREVDIQHEREEFERQGLLLEKREAELRKTRLLIRDLEDYIDTLLVRIMEQTPTLLQVRGKLK; translated from the exons ATGTCAGCGGTAAACGCGGACGATGAGCAGCTGCGCTGGGTGCCCACGCACGTGCAGGTGACAGTGCTGCGGGCCCGGGGTCTGCGCGCGAAGGGCAAGCATGGCACGAGCGACGTGTACATCATCATCCAGGTGGCCAAGGAGAAGTACTCCACATGCGTCATGGAGAAGACCACCAGCCCGGAGTGGGCCGAGGAGTGCGTGTTTGAGCTGCTGCCCGGCGTGCTCGAGCCGGGCGGCCGAGATGCGCGCCCCCCGGGGAGCTGCGATCTGACGCTCACCGCCATGCACCGCGCACTCATGGGCCTGGACGTCTTCCTCGGGCAGGTCGTGATTCCTCTGGATCGGACGTTCCAGGGGCGGATATGCATGAAAAACGA ATGGTTCAAGTTTCAGTCTAAGTCAggcaagaaagaaaaagaacggGGGGAGCTGCAGGTAACAGTTCAGTTCACACGACACAACCTGACCGCCAGCATGTATGACCTCTCAATGAAGGAGAAGCCGCACTCCGCCTTCAGTAAGCTAAAGCAACGCATTCGTGGCAAGAAACGTGTGGCGGAGGAAGACTCCTCCTCTGCAATCATCCCCGGCGGCTACGGAGCCCTGGCGCGCATGCGGGGCCGGTTGCCGAGTGATGGAGGTGGGGAGGAAGACTATGAGGACGATGAAGGCGGTGAGGCAAGGAGGAGTAAGATGCGGAACTTCTTCCTGAGAGGGAGGTTGCGGAAGTCGTCGGACACTCGCTCAAGCACGTCGCTGGGATCGGAGAGCAGCGAGTCGTCTTCGCGTGGCGGGAGCCTCAGCCCAACTGCTGGCATCAGCGTGGTGGTGTCTGACCTCTCCAACTCccccagcaacagcagcaactTCACAGCTGACAACAGCCCAG AACACACAGTAGCCCCTTCACCTCAAGTATCTCCACACAAGCACATTGCTGATGGAGTTGGTGAGATTTCCATCCTTGTACCAGAGTTATACACACAGGAGTGTCTTATCTCTGGTACTGCATTTCCCGCTTTGCCGTCTGTCTTCGTCAATGGTAATCCAGTTGAGTCTCCGCTCCCGTCTCCACACTCTGGACCCAAACCTCTACCACAACTTTCCATCGAGAAACCAGCTCATCCCAAAGCACTTCCCTCCACCCTGACTCCAGCCATGGGATCATTTCAAAAGGTTTCAGCCCTTTCCCTGTCCCTTCAGAACCTCTCTATTTCCCGACTTGAGACACATCCTGGACCAATGGATGGGCGCCGTTGGTCTTTGGACAAGGCAGGAGATGAGGAGAGGGCTGAAATCGCAGCTGCGTTGGAGCAGGCTGGCAAACTGGAGGCGGAAGAGAGGAATGTAACCGAACATCAGCAGGAAGCCACAGGCGACGTGGAGGTGAAGAAACAGAAACGGGGACTGTTTTCGCATTGTCGGAGCGATTTGGCCGGCAAGACGCCAATCACAGGCAAAGATGAATCAGCCCTGCCTTCATCAGAAGGAAAGCATAGAGGATGGTTCAACTCCAAAGACTTGCACAACAAACCTAG CCAGTTGGTGTGTCCTTGTGAccacagcacagacacaattCTTTACCCTTTACCATCCTGTCTGAATAACCCTTTCACTTCACCAGTATCTCTTACACCTTCCAACCCCTTTCTTACCCTTCTCCAGCAGAATCCTTTCTTTGAGGAAATCCAAGCTGCTGCTGTTCTAACCTCTAACCCTCCTGCTCTGCCATGTTTCTTCAGCCCAACCTGGTTTGACCAAGAGGCTTCTCCCAACTGGCACAGAGAGTGGGAGCAATGTCATTGGATGGATAATGGAATGGAGATTCAAGTCGGTGGTGACAAGCTATTTGGCCAGAATCCTTTTCAAGAGACTGGTGCTTTAGAAGACCATGTTTGGAGTAACCCTTTCACAGGTTTTGGGATTGATATTGAAGCATCTCACTCTCAGGAAATGTCAAGCTTTAACCAATCAGAGGTCTCTTTTACAGAGGGTTCTCAACTGGAGTTTAGTGAAATATGGAAGTTGGCTAAAGCTTACAATGAATTAACGCCGAGTTCAAAGTGCCCAAATGGAACACTGGTGAGCCAAAAACACATGTTATCTATCCCTGCTGCTCCTGATGCGGGAAAGAGATGTGGTGAGCTTGGAGCAGTGCCCTCTCCTGGTTCCTGTGGCCACAGAGGCAGGGGGTTAATGCTCCCATTCAACAACTCATCTCAGCCTGCTGTTTACAAAGAAGTTAGCTCAGATGACACACTGGAACCTCCCACCATTGTGTTTGATTCTCCAGCATGGGAATTGGACCACCTGCAGAGTAACCCTAACAATTCCATCTCAAGAATTTCCAAACAGGAGGCCTCGAAAGAGCCGGACCAGACGAGGGCTGAAGAAATTGATCGGAAGTCACGTCTGTTGTATTGTCTTTCTGCTGAGCGACCACCCCAGCTGACTTCATGCACCAGTATACTAGTGAAGAGCAGCAGTCTAGAGTTGGATGCCAAGGATGCTGATTACATTGATGTATCAATGCAAGTTATGCCAGTAAACTCACCGTCAGTCTATCATGCTCCTGGGGACTTGATCTGTGTATCAGGATTTCACAGTGGTTCTCTGGTTTTTGAAGATGATCAGCTACATGATGCTACTAAGGAGGGGCAGAATGCTAGCAAGTGCACCAGTAGCCTATGTGAAAAAGGTGATGTCACTGTATCCTGTCAAGTTCATCAGTACTCTGCTAGCATTAGTCCAGCCATCAGTGATATTATTAATGTTAACTCTGATGTGTTTGTTAGCCCCTCCAGTACTAACCATCCATTCAGGCCTAGTTTTATTGCACAACCCAGCCCTGTGTGCAATCAGGAACTACTGCCAGTTCCTCAGTCAGGTTTTTCTCCCGTCAGTGATTTTTATATGAGCGCTGACTCTGAGAGTTACCACAGCtgctcctccacacagcactgtGGCTCTGTTTGGTCCCAGTGTTCACTGCTAGCTATGCCAAAAAACAGCCCCTGCGAGCTCGAACAGGAAAACTTGCCAAAAAACAACCCCCCACAAGAACCTTTGCCAACATGTGACCCTGGAGTGGAAGGCTTGCCAAAATGTGACCAATTACAACAATCCTTGCTAAAACATGATCTTTGTGAAGATGCTATGCCAAAATATAACCCCTTTCAGCATGGAGTGCCAGCATATGCTTGTGAGGAGGGTGCCATGCCGGTGCAAGACTTTTTGCCAAAAACACTGTCAATGGGTGGAGAGCACTTCCAAAAAAAACCAGCGTCCCACTTTTCAGAGGATGCAACATCAGAGAACCTGGCTCAACAACTTATGCCAACAGAGAAATCGGATGAGAACTACTTTCTAACATTTAACTTTTCTGAGGAACTTGCGACAGAATCTGACCCTGTAGATGGTGATTGTTCAAGTTCTGAATTTATCCAGACAGAGATACCAAATGTTGTTTCAGAGACGGAGCAGGCTACCTTGGATTCTGGAGCAATGGGAAGTGAAGTTTTGCATTTTAAGATGGTTTCTGATGACAAGGCAGCTTTTGAGAATTCAACACTGGAACATTCCCTGTTAGATGAGGATGTGACCACAGACTGCTCTAATGTAGACTGGACTTCAGTGGGTTCTGATTTATTTACAACTGATTTATTTACAAGCCCAGTGGGTACCGAACATGAACATGTGGAGGCCACTGACCTGGCACATATTTACACAAGTTTTGGAGAGTCAGAGGAAACCCCACCTTCATCCTCCATTTCCCAAGACCTGGTCATAACTCACCTGCTGACTAGTACAAACTCTAAAAGCCACTTTAACTCCCCAGTAAGTCCCTCTAAAATGGCTGATGTGTGTCCAGAGGCCACTTGTGCTTCGGGTGGTGGGCGATTGCGTTTGGCACCAGTAGAGCGGCACGACCATGGAAACATACTTGCATCAAGTGTGGGGAATGACCTCACATTGACCTTCCCACCTTTGCCGCATGACCTTTCTCCTCTGGCCTCCTCTACCCCTTCTGCTGCCATCTCTGCCCTCTGCCCCTGTCCCTCCATTACCTCTTCATCAGCATTGGCACCAGATGTGTGCCCTTCTCCTTCTGCCAGGGCAGTGATTGGTGCGCCCCGTGCAGATATTTCCCAGTGGAAACGTCAGTCATCCAATCAGCGTTCAAG TCCACACCTGGTGAAACCACTAACACCccctggaggagaggagaggaggtcTGAAGGACGGTCTGTACTTGAGAAGCTGAAGTCCACCATTCACCCTGGCCGCAGCCATCACCATGGTGATCAGGAGACAGACAGGGCCAAG ggTCTTGTGGAGGGAGGTGGCTCATATTACCACCTGGCCCACAGTGAGCTAGTATCACTACTAGTACAGCGAGAAGTGGACATTCAGCATGAGAGGGAGGAGTTTGAGCGGCAGGGCTTGTTGCTCGAGAAGCGGGAGGCAGAGCTCCGCAAGACCAGGCTTCTGATTCGTGACTTGGAGGATTACATCGATACCTTGCTGGTGCGCATCATGGAACAGACACCCACTCTGCTGCAGGTCCGCGGAAAGCTCAAGTGA
- the rab11fip5a gene encoding rab11 family-interacting protein 5 isoform X2, whose amino-acid sequence MSAVNADDEQLRWVPTHVQVTVLRARGLRAKGKHGTSDVYIIIQVAKEKYSTCVMEKTTSPEWAEECVFELLPGVLEPGGRDARPPGSCDLTLTAMHRALMGLDVFLGQVVIPLDRTFQGRICMKNEWFKFQSKSGKKEKERGELQVTVQFTRHNLTASMYDLSMKEKPHSAFSKLKQRIRGKKRVAEEDSSSAIIPGGYGALARMRGRLPSDGGGEEDYEDDEGGEARRSKMRNFFLRGRLRKSSDTRSSTSLGSESSESSSRGGSLSPTAGISVVVSDLSNSPSNSSNFTADNSPEHTVAPSPQVSPHKHIADGVGEISILVPELYTQECLISGTAFPALPSVFVNGNPVESPLPSPHSGPKPLPQLSIEKPAHPKALPSTLTPAMGSFQKVSALSLSLQNLSISRLETHPGPMDGRRWSLDKAGDEERAEIAAALEQAGKLEAEERNVTEHQQEATGDVEVKKQKRGLFSHCRSDLAGKTPITGKDESALPSSEGKHRGWFNSKDLHNKPSPHLVKPLTPPGGEERRSEGRSVLEKLKSTIHPGRSHHHGDQETDRAKGLVEGGGSYYHLAHSELVSLLVQREVDIQHEREEFERQGLLLEKREAELRKTRLLIRDLEDYIDTLLVRIMEQTPTLLQVRGKLK is encoded by the exons ATGTCAGCGGTAAACGCGGACGATGAGCAGCTGCGCTGGGTGCCCACGCACGTGCAGGTGACAGTGCTGCGGGCCCGGGGTCTGCGCGCGAAGGGCAAGCATGGCACGAGCGACGTGTACATCATCATCCAGGTGGCCAAGGAGAAGTACTCCACATGCGTCATGGAGAAGACCACCAGCCCGGAGTGGGCCGAGGAGTGCGTGTTTGAGCTGCTGCCCGGCGTGCTCGAGCCGGGCGGCCGAGATGCGCGCCCCCCGGGGAGCTGCGATCTGACGCTCACCGCCATGCACCGCGCACTCATGGGCCTGGACGTCTTCCTCGGGCAGGTCGTGATTCCTCTGGATCGGACGTTCCAGGGGCGGATATGCATGAAAAACGA ATGGTTCAAGTTTCAGTCTAAGTCAggcaagaaagaaaaagaacggGGGGAGCTGCAGGTAACAGTTCAGTTCACACGACACAACCTGACCGCCAGCATGTATGACCTCTCAATGAAGGAGAAGCCGCACTCCGCCTTCAGTAAGCTAAAGCAACGCATTCGTGGCAAGAAACGTGTGGCGGAGGAAGACTCCTCCTCTGCAATCATCCCCGGCGGCTACGGAGCCCTGGCGCGCATGCGGGGCCGGTTGCCGAGTGATGGAGGTGGGGAGGAAGACTATGAGGACGATGAAGGCGGTGAGGCAAGGAGGAGTAAGATGCGGAACTTCTTCCTGAGAGGGAGGTTGCGGAAGTCGTCGGACACTCGCTCAAGCACGTCGCTGGGATCGGAGAGCAGCGAGTCGTCTTCGCGTGGCGGGAGCCTCAGCCCAACTGCTGGCATCAGCGTGGTGGTGTCTGACCTCTCCAACTCccccagcaacagcagcaactTCACAGCTGACAACAGCCCAG AACACACAGTAGCCCCTTCACCTCAAGTATCTCCACACAAGCACATTGCTGATGGAGTTGGTGAGATTTCCATCCTTGTACCAGAGTTATACACACAGGAGTGTCTTATCTCTGGTACTGCATTTCCCGCTTTGCCGTCTGTCTTCGTCAATGGTAATCCAGTTGAGTCTCCGCTCCCGTCTCCACACTCTGGACCCAAACCTCTACCACAACTTTCCATCGAGAAACCAGCTCATCCCAAAGCACTTCCCTCCACCCTGACTCCAGCCATGGGATCATTTCAAAAGGTTTCAGCCCTTTCCCTGTCCCTTCAGAACCTCTCTATTTCCCGACTTGAGACACATCCTGGACCAATGGATGGGCGCCGTTGGTCTTTGGACAAGGCAGGAGATGAGGAGAGGGCTGAAATCGCAGCTGCGTTGGAGCAGGCTGGCAAACTGGAGGCGGAAGAGAGGAATGTAACCGAACATCAGCAGGAAGCCACAGGCGACGTGGAGGTGAAGAAACAGAAACGGGGACTGTTTTCGCATTGTCGGAGCGATTTGGCCGGCAAGACGCCAATCACAGGCAAAGATGAATCAGCCCTGCCTTCATCAGAAGGAAAGCATAGAGGATGGTTCAACTCCAAAGACTTGCACAACAAACCTAG TCCACACCTGGTGAAACCACTAACACCccctggaggagaggagaggaggtcTGAAGGACGGTCTGTACTTGAGAAGCTGAAGTCCACCATTCACCCTGGCCGCAGCCATCACCATGGTGATCAGGAGACAGACAGGGCCAAG ggTCTTGTGGAGGGAGGTGGCTCATATTACCACCTGGCCCACAGTGAGCTAGTATCACTACTAGTACAGCGAGAAGTGGACATTCAGCATGAGAGGGAGGAGTTTGAGCGGCAGGGCTTGTTGCTCGAGAAGCGGGAGGCAGAGCTCCGCAAGACCAGGCTTCTGATTCGTGACTTGGAGGATTACATCGATACCTTGCTGGTGCGCATCATGGAACAGACACCCACTCTGCTGCAGGTCCGCGGAAAGCTCAAGTGA
- the LOC114784818 gene encoding probable G-protein coupled receptor 151 protein, protein MALAQADNASVYYAGGVQLLQREDSTVILPAALLLIMGTGVPANLLLLVVLVHGFRSGLVSEARALLANLCVTDLLLLTACVPVRAVTYHARTWTLGTLACRTAEWFQQGCVVAKALTLAAASHAQGDPARRQAPGPRGGRAACKLLLAWTLSLLLPVPELAFSELRMRGDLAVCVSEVPRTALGFTSVFSKLLPLAAYVVPAVFACACCLRTIARSEPRTSETAERQRRALTLLALTAVQTLLLLPHWGSWAWAQHSSGGRSRPPAALLVFAQVCVYFGSAASPALLLTAHASLRDGLARVCGVAAKPATVPDARPEIRVTRVDEFGRSLPELEHFWTARRDTLVAQDNDPLPWERVGESAAEL, encoded by the coding sequence ATGGCACTGGCGCAGGCGGACAACGCCTCGGTCTATTACGCGGGGGgcgtccagctcctccagcgcgAGGACAGCACCGTCATCCTGCCCGCCGCCCTGCTCCTGATCATGGGGACCGGCGTCCCCGCCAACCTCCTGCTGCTCGTCGTGCTCGTGCACGGCTTCCGAAGCGGGCTCGTGTCCGAGGCGCGCGCGCTCCTGGCCAACCTGTGCGTGACGGACCTGCTGCTCTTGACGGCGTGCGTCCCGGTGCGCGCGGTCACCTACCACGCCCGCACGTGGACGCTGGGGACCCTCGCGTGCAGAACAGCCGAGTGGTTCCAGCAGGGCTGCGTGGTGGCGAAGGCGCTGACCCTCGCGGCGGCCAGCCACGCGCAAGGGGACCCCGCTCGTCGCCAGGCCCCGGGCCCGCGAGGGGGGCGCGCCGCCTGCAAGCTGCTGCTGGCGTGGACGTTGTCCCTGCTGCTCCCCGTCCCGGAGCTGGCGTTCTCCGAGCTGCGCATGCGCGGGGACTTGGCCGTGTGCGTGAGCGAGGTGCCGCGGACGGCGCTCGGCTTCACGTCGGTGTTCAGCAAACTTCTCCCCCTCGCGGCTTACGTCGTCCCGGCGGTCTTCGCGTGCGCGTGCTGCCTGAGGACCATCGCGCGCAGCGAACCCAGGACGTCGGAGACGGCGGAGCGTCAGAGACGCGCGCTGACGCTGCTGGCGCTCACGGCCGTGCAGACGCTGCTGCTCCTGCCCCACTGGGGGTCGTGGGCGTGGGCGCAGCACAGCTCCGGCGGGCGCTCCAGGCCGCCGGCGGCCCTCCTCGTCTTCGCGCAGGTGTGCGTCTACTTCGGCAGCGCGGCCTCTCCGGCCCTGCTGCTGACCGCCCACGCGTCCCTGCGGGACGGCCTGGCCCGCGTGTGCGGGGTCGCCGCGAAGCCGGCGACTGTCCCGGACGCGCGGCCGGAGATACGGGTGACGCGCGTGGACGAGTTCGGCCGGAGCCTCCCGGAACTGGAGCACTTCTGGACCGCGCGCCGGGACACGCTGGTGGCCCAGGACAACGACCCGTTGCCGTGGGAACGAGTGGGCGAGAGCGCAGCCGAGCTGTGA